GGTGAAAATATTTTAATCGGGAAAGCCTTGTGATGATTATTATTACAGGGGTTCCCGATTATTTTATGCTTTTATGTTGCGGATATAAGGTAAAATAATATAGTGATATTTAAAAGTAATTCATAATTTGCATATAGAAAAATAGATTGTAAGTAAATAAACGTAGTGATAAAATAAATAAATCCTCGAATATAGTATAGAAAGTCAATCATGTGGGTGAGAATCGAGGATTATAAGCGGCTAAATCTTGTTTAAGGCATAGGTAATCAGAACTTGTTTAATATCAACCCTTAAATTCAGTCAGTATGACCTCAAACCAAGAAGACAAGCTAAGCATGTACTACGTTGTAAAGAATACATGCGAAAAGTATCAAGCAACGTGGACAACCAATGCTGTATTTGCAGCAACGTATAACCTTTGGGCTGAAAAAATACCTCTAATAGAAGCAAATAGAGACATTCAAGCCCTTGGAATAAGTGGTGTAACTATAAGCAAATCCGAAAAGCGTGAAATAATGATAGTCAACACGCTATTTGTAGAAAAAAGGGTGCAATCGTATGCCAACGTCGAAAATAATTCAGAGTTGCTCGAAAGCATCAAGTATACAGCTTCCGATTTGAAAAAAGCGAGAGACAACGATGTGGTAGCCATGTGCAACATCGTTTACACTAAGGCACGTGCCAACGCTCCTGCCATTGAAACTTACGGTGTTACCGAAGATATATTTGCAAAGCTACAAAATTCCATTGCAGAATATTCAGCTTCGCTACCCCAGCCAAAGGCAGCACGATCGCAAGCTAAAACTGCTACAGAAAACCTCTCCAAGTATTTTAAGGAAGCCGACAACCTTCTGGCAAAGAGGTTAGATTTGGACATCGAGCTCTTTAAAACCACAAAACCTGAATTTTATAGCCAATTCAAAACCGCACGCATTGTAATAGCAACCGGTGGCTTTGCAACTTCTGTTATAGGATGCATAACCAATACCACAACAGGCCAACCGATGAAAGGGGCAACAATAACCTTTGTAGCTACTAATGGTGGAACAACCAAGGCAGCCGCAACCGCACCAACCAAACCCGTTGTGAAGAGGAGCGCCAATAAAGGCAAATTCCGCGCCTCGCTACACGAAAACACCTATCGCGTAACGGTAGAAAAAATAGGGTTTAAGAAGCAGGAGCTTACCATTTCGGTAGCCAGAGGTGAATCGACCGACCTGAATATTGGCCTTGAAAAGGAATAGGGCCTAGAAGCCAAAACCCCGCGATGAGCGGGTTTTTTGGTTTAGGAGGTAGGCGATGGTAAATTGTATGAGTAGTGGCAGGTTTATGCTATCCCTTAACCGGAAGTTATTCGCTACGCTCATGAGCCCTTCGGGGTTCTCGCTGGGCACTGCGGGCCGCTTAAGGTCCTATTTATTGGTGGCTGGCATTTTTCAATCTTTCTGTATTATTGGTTCACCTTTCCTTTTAATGAAAATATTTTTACTTAATGGTTTAGGTTCAGTATTTGGCAAGTATTCAGTCATTGCATTAAGAAAAAGCTCAGCGGAAAAAAAATCTTTATCGCTGGAGGAACAAAAAATAAAACTATTTTGATTTGGAACTATGAAAGTTATATCTGTCGAGTTGCAAAATGAATATATTTTCTCCCAAATACTTTCTACGAGAATATAACTTGACGCGAGTCCACTTTCTGATTGAAGTATTCCTATTTTACAATTTTCGAGACCTTTATCTTCAATTTGTCCTATCCCCAGTTTATCTTTAGAAACTAAAATTTTAAATGCTTCTTTAATAGTTTCATCAACAGACTTAGTTAAATGTTTATTCTGAAGCCATTCGAAATGAGAACCTTTGTCAACTCCAATAATAACTGAAAGCTCTGTTTTCCCAATTTGTTGAAACACTGGTAAAGATGATTCTGGCAAATCAAGTATTTGTCCATCAGCGGTTGTAATTTTCTGAGCTGATGAATGTCCCACTTTTAATATTGGATAAAATAAATTCTCACCTTGAGAATTGTTGGAATCTGTCGATGATTGATGTTCATTAGAAGTTTTTTCAGATTCATTAGTATTTCCAAAAAAATTCTTAAATATATTCATATTAGCTCTATTTAAAAATTAAATAATCACTTTATTATTTGAACGAATCTTGTGTAGGTGACGGTTTCTTATGCTTGCCCATAACGGTCTTCGGTTAAATTTTGGCGGGGATTTCCGCCTTGTTTTACTATCACCCGTTAAGAAAATTAAAGATAGCATAAATTGTCAAAATACTACTAAAACCCCGCTTGAATTTGAACCGATGTTAGCGGCTGCCTTTTTTTATTCATATGCTTTTTCTGGATAAAATTCACGATGTTCATTATCTAATAGTTCAGAAGAAGCAAGATTGTCAAGCATCGAATATTCTATTATCAATGGTTTAAACTTCTCATTACCAAATTCTGAAATGCAATTATAAAATAGTAATAAATGTTCATAAGTTGAAAATTGAGAACGCAAGAGATTTGTATAATATTTAGGATTCTCTGGTTTTTTATCATTTATAAATTTAACTATATTATAAATAGTTCTAAAATAATGACCTAAATCAGAGTGAGTATAATCAAAGAAATTATCCCAAGCAGCTAATGCAAACTCATTTTTGACTTCTTTTGGAATATTAAAATCAGAATTTGGAACATAAACTTGTTTTATATTCTTTAATGAATAATCTGCTATTAACTTAGTATACTCACTTTTCAAATCTTTGTAAAAGAAGTCGAAACAATCTCTACCTAAATAAGTTTTTGATCTATCAGGCTGAGGGAATGCAGGTTCATCTCCAGGTCTTTGGTAAGTGGGGGTATTATTAACTGTGTATGAAATATTACCGATAATATTGTTTAAAAGAGTCATCGAGTTAAAGAAAGTCGATTCAAACTGTTGTAATTTAAGTGTTTTAGATTGATCCACAAATACTTCTCTTGTCAATTCTAACTCTTCCCTTTGTAATTCAAATTCCTTTATTTGTTGCTCCAATGCATTTACCTGTGTTTTTAAAACATCACGATTTATTCTTATATCTTCTCTTTGTTCTGTCAAAGCAACATAGAATAATATTACACCGGCAAAAGCCAATAATGAACCAATTATACCACCAACAAAATCTCCGAATTGACTAAATTTATTTGAATCTATTTGTTGTGAAATATCAAACCTTAAATTTTGCCAAAAGAAAAGAACAATTCCAATGAGAAATAGTCCAATTCCGAACATTATTAAAATTTTACTTGTTTTTTCTGAAAACATTTTCATTGTAAGTGTTTTAAATGTTGTGTGTTAAGGTTGCCACATAACTTGTTTATAAACGGACAAAATGTCCGTTTATCCACCCATTTTGGTATGTATAAACACACCTTTGGTGTGCTATATTTTAGCCCTAAGGTATAAATAATGTTGAAATGGGGTGCCGGGGGAGTAAATATTATGCAAGATTTGTTCTGAAAAATCACTTCGCGGTGATTTGCTTTGTGCAGTTTGCGCGCCCATGTGGATGATGGCATGCAGCATACCCACCCCTGCCCTCCCTGCGAGCAGGGAGGGAGAAGGCGTGCTAGCAACGGTATTTTGGTAGCATAATAGGTAGCAATTAATGGGTTCGTCTAAGGCAATGATATAGGGTTGCTCGCCAGCATACCGGTGGAGCGCATCGGCGGGAACAGACTAACCCTCCCAACCCATCCTCTGCTGATGCCGCCGAACTGGAGACTTACGCCCACGCAAAAGAAAAAGGCTTGCGCCTCCGGTGTAAACCGAAAGTGTAAGCCTATGCTGGTGTGGAAGTATACTGTTCTGATGAGTTAGGCATGGGCAGGTTGCCAGCTTATGCCGATAAATCTCC
The genomic region above belongs to Williamwhitmania taraxaci and contains:
- a CDS encoding putative phage abortive infection protein, which produces MKMFSEKTSKILIMFGIGLFLIGIVLFFWQNLRFDISQQIDSNKFSQFGDFVGGIIGSLLAFAGVILFYVALTEQREDIRINRDVLKTQVNALEQQIKEFELQREELELTREVFVDQSKTLKLQQFESTFFNSMTLLNNIIGNISYTVNNTPTYQRPGDEPAFPQPDRSKTYLGRDCFDFFYKDLKSEYTKLIADYSLKNIKQVYVPNSDFNIPKEVKNEFALAAWDNFFDYTHSDLGHYFRTIYNIVKFINDKKPENPKYYTNLLRSQFSTYEHLLLFYNCISEFGNEKFKPLIIEYSMLDNLASSELLDNEHREFYPEKAYE
- a CDS encoding carboxypeptidase-like regulatory domain-containing protein is translated as MTSNQEDKLSMYYVVKNTCEKYQATWTTNAVFAATYNLWAEKIPLIEANRDIQALGISGVTISKSEKREIMIVNTLFVEKRVQSYANVENNSELLESIKYTASDLKKARDNDVVAMCNIVYTKARANAPAIETYGVTEDIFAKLQNSIAEYSASLPQPKAARSQAKTATENLSKYFKEADNLLAKRLDLDIELFKTTKPEFYSQFKTARIVIATGGFATSVIGCITNTTTGQPMKGATITFVATNGGTTKAAATAPTKPVVKRSANKGKFRASLHENTYRVTVEKIGFKKQELTISVARGESTDLNIGLEKE